GCCGAGTCTAAGGGCTGTCCCGGGTGGCGGATCGGCGCCGGCCGACGGCCGACTCGTCGGGGCGGCCTCACACTGCCTGCCGCGCGTCGGGCGGGGTACGAGGAGGCCACGGAGAACCCCGGCTCGCGGGTTCTGCCCGGCTCGACGTCGAGGAGTGTCATGGTGGCCGCTGATTCGTGTCGTCTTCAGGACGTCGCGCGGGACGTGTTCGGCTGGGAGCGGTTGCGACCGGAGCAGCTGATGGCGATGGAAGCGGTGATGGAGCGGCGCGACACCCTGGTGGTGATGCCCACGGGCGCCGGGAAGTCGGCCGTCTACCAGGTTCCGGGGGTGCTGCTTCCGGGCCCGACCGTCGTGGTGTCGCCGCTGGTCGCGCTCCAGCGCGACCAGGTCCAGGGGCTGCTGCGCCGCACGGGGACGGACGCGGCGGCGGTGAACTCGACGCAGTCCGGGGACGAGAACGCCGCGGTCTGGGACAGGATCAGCGCGGGGGACGTCGACTTCCTCTTCCTCGCCCCGGAGCAGCTGGCCAAGGACGAGGTGGTCGAGCAGCTCGCGGCCGCGAAGCCGGCGCTGTTCGTCGTGGACGAGGCGCAGTGCGTGTCCTCCTGGGGCCACGACTTCCGGCCCGAGTACCTGAGGCTCGGCCAGGTGCTCCGGCGGATCGGGCGGCCTCCGGTGCTCGCTCTGACGGCCAGCGCCGCCGCCCCCGTGCGGGCCGACATCGTCGCGCACTTGGGGATGCGGGACGTGCGGGAGGTCGTCACCGGCTTCGACCGCCCGAACATCCATCTGGAGGTCATTCCGTTCCGGGACGCGGCCGTCAAGGCGCGGGCCGTGGTCGAGCGCGCCGCGGCGGAACCCAAACCGGGGCTGGTGTACGCGGCGACGCGGCGCGAGGCCGAGGAGTACGCGAACGAGCTGAGCCTGCTGGGGCTGGACGTGGCGGCGTACCACGCGGGACTCCCCGCGCAGGAGCGCGGCGACGTGCACGACCGCTTCCTGGCGGGTTCGCTGGACGTGGTGGTGGCGACGTCCGCGTTCGGGATGGGTATCGACAAGCCGGACGTGCGCTTCGTGCTCCACGCGTCGGTCCCCGGGTCCCTGGACGCCTACTACCAGGAGATAGGCAGGGCCGGACGCGACGGCGAGCAGTCCCGGGCGATCCTCGCGTACCGGCCGCAGGACCTCGGCCTGCAGCGCTTCTTCTCGGCGGGCCGCCCCGATCCGGACACCGTCACCCAGGTGGCGCGCACGCTGGCGGAGCACGAGGGCCCCGTGCACCCCGGTGACCTGCGGGCCGAAACGCACCTGACGGCGAGCCGGCTGACGGCGGTCGTCAACCTCCTGGAACAGGTCGACGCGGTACACACCACCCGGCGGGGCGACGTGGAACCGGCCCCGGGCATGGACCCGGCCCACGCCGCGCAGCAGGCGGTCGAACTGGGCGACGCCCACCAGCAGCTCGAACGCTCCCGGGTGGACATGATGCGTGGCTACGCGGAGACCACCGGCTGCCGGCGCCGCTTCCTCCTCGGCTACTTCGGACAGGTCCAGGGCGAGTCCGAGGGGTGCGGCTCCTGCGACGTGTGCGAAGCGGCCGAGCTGTCCCGGGAAGGCGTGGCACCCGGTCCGGCGGTCCTGGCCGGTACCGGAGGGCGGATACCCGCCCCGCCCGAAGAGCCGGCTGCCGGGGGTGACCACCCCTTCCACCCCGGCACCCGGGTCCGGCACCCGCACTGGGGGGAGGGGTCGGTGATGAGCGAGGAGGACCGGACTTTGACCGTGCTCTTCGGGACGGTCGGCTACCGCAGCCTGTCGCTGGAGGTCGTGCGGAGACACGGATTGCTCGACGTGTGCTGATCGTTCGCGGCTTCCGAAGACCGTTCGGTTGCCGCGGCATGCGGCAGGCGCGACCGGCGACAGGTGGGGGCCGCCGCGGCTCCGGGCGCACCGGAACGGGGTCCCGGCGCGACGGGCACGGTTCGCGGCACCTCGGACGGCGGGACGGCCGGCGTCCTGCGGGGCTTTCCGCCCGAGGCGTACCGCGATGTCACGACTCTCCGCCGATGGGACGTTCGCGGGTCCTGTCCCCGTGGCGGGGAGACCGGGCGGCCGGTCGCGTCCGGAGCGCCCCGGCGCCGTCGTGCCTGGCCAACCGGGTCCCCCGGCCCGGGATGGGCAGGCGCTTCCCGGGCAGTTGATCAGCACCCGGGGAATCGGCGGTGACACACCTCACGCCCCGGGTCGGTGCACGGATCGCGGCGTTCCGTCGTCTACTCCAGTGCCGGAGTCCGTTCGTCCAGCCGTGCGAGGGAGCAGGTCTTGTCCAGCCTTATCGAGCAGCCCGTACAGGCCCGCATGGTCGCGGCCGTTCCGCGGATGGCGACGCTGGCCGCCACGCTGCGGTACGACCGCGAGAATCCGTACGCCGTCCGGATCGCGTTTCCCGCCCGGGCCACCCTGGAGGGGACCGAGGTCTCGTGGGAGTTCTCCCGGGACCTGCTGGCCCGGGGCGTGGACGAGCCCGCCGGGGTCGGGGACGTACGGGTGCGGCCTTTCGGCGAGGAGCGGACCGTGCTCGAGTTCCATGCGGCGGAGGGGGTCGCGATGGTGCACGTCCGCACCTCGGAGGTGCGCCGGTTCCTGGGGCGCGTACAGGAGTTGGTACCGACGGGCGACGAGTACCGGTATCTGGACCTCGACCGGGCCCTGGCCGAGCTCTTGGACGACAGCCGGTGAGCGGGGGCACGGACCGGCCCGCCCCGGCCCGCCCGGAGCCGTCCAGGCCCCCGCGTGGCCGGCCCGGAACCCGTCCGGAAGGCCCCGGAGTGCGGCTTTGACACCGGCCAGGCTTGGCGGGGGGCTTACCGGGCCTTAACCTACGGACACGTAACCTACGAAGCCGTAGGTAAATCTCCCGTCCCCAGGAGCCCCCGTGACGATCACCTCTCCCCACCTCGGCAGTTCGAAGGCGTGGACCGACGCCCAGCTGCTGTACGCGCTGGAAGAGGTGGTGGAGAAGGAGCTCAACCGCCATCTCAAGGTCGCCAAGGACTGGATGCCCCACGAGTACGTGCCGTTCTCCGACGGCCGGAACTTCCCGGGCGTCTTCGACGACGGCGAGGCGTGGGCCCCGGACCAGTCGAAGGTCACGGACATCGGCAAGATCGCCCTCGTGGTGAACCTGCTGACCGAGGACAACCTCCCCAGCTACCACCACGAGATCGCCTCGCTCTTCGGCCGCGACGGCGCCTGGGGCACCTGGGTGCACCGCTGGACGGCCGAGGAGGGCCGCCACGGCATCGTGATGCGTGACTACCTCCTGACCTCGCGCGCGGTGGACCCGGACAAGCTGGAGCAGTTCCGGATGGCGCACATGGCGGAGGGGTTCGAGTCCGACAACCGGCACTCGATGCTGCACTCCGTCGCGTACGTCGCCTTCCAGGAACTGGCCACCCGCGTCTCGCACCGCAACACGGGCCACCAGTCGGGCGACCCGGTATGCGACCGGATGCTCGCGCGCATCGCCACCGACGAGAACCTGCACATGGTGTTCTACCGGAACCTCCTGGGCGCCGCCTTCGAGCTCGCCCCGGACCTCACCATGCAGGCCGTCCGGGACGTGGTCGTCAACTTCCGGATGCCCGGACACGGCATGCCCGGCTTCGAGCGGGCAGCCGCACAGATGGCGATCGGCGAGATCTACAACATGCGCATCCACCACGACGACGTGATCCAGCCCGTGCTGCGCTACCTCAAGGTCCTGGACATCGACGGGCTCGGCCCGGAGGGTCTCCAGGCGCAGGAGGAGCTCGGCCTGTACATGGGCGGCCTGGACAGCGAGGCCTCGAAGTTCGACGAGAAGCTCGCGGCCCGCAAGGTCCGCATGGCGGCGCGCGGGCGCTGAGGCCCGCGTACCGTCCGCCGGTACGCCCCTCCCGCGCCGGGCCTCACTCCGGCGCGGTCCACTCCTCGTACGCGGCGTCCCGGACGTCCGCCGCCGCGTGCTGGCGCAGTATCCGCAGCTGGGTGCGCCAGGGGGCGGTCCACTCGGTGCGCCGGCCGCCTGCCACCGTGAGCGCGACGGCGAACAGCCCCTGCGCGGAGTCGCCGCCCCTCGCGCTGAGCCGGCCCGCCACCGTGAGGAGGACCTCCGGGTCCCCGCCTCCGTACCGGCGCGCGTATACGAGACGGCCGAGGAGGGTGCGGGCGGTCCTGGCGGCGAGTGCCGGCCGCCCGTCGTGCAGGGCGGCGAGCCGGACGAGGCCCGCGTGCAGCCGGTCCGCGTCGGTGTACGCGTCGATCGCCCGGACCAGCAGGGCGGCGGCCTGCGGGACGGTGTCGCGGTGTCCTGCGAGGCGGTCCGCCGCACCGACGAGCAGGGCGCGCTCCGCCTCGGTCGGCGGTGCGTGCTTCCCGGACAGCGCCCGCACCATGTGGACGAGGCGCTGGCGGCCCGGCCGGTCACGGTCGGCGCCCGCGTCGTCGGCCGTGTCGTCGGTGGCCAGCATGGTGAACGTACGGTTGAGGGCGTCGGCCGCCTCGGGGCTCGCCGCCGCCACGGCGGTGAGGGCGTCGGCCGCGGCCGTCCAGCCACCCCGGCGGTCGAGGTCGGTCACTGCGGCGAGCAACACCTCGCTCGCCCCGGGAGCCCAGGGCAGCCACTGGGCCAGCGCCCGGTGGGCGGCGGCGCTCTGCTCGGGATCCGCGGCGGTGCTCACCTCCTGGACCAGCCGGGCGAACCTGGCCCGGTGCCGTTCCGGCAACCCGGAGGGGGCGGTGCGCAGTACGGCCCCGCGCAGCACCGCCGTGTCGCTGCCCGCGGCGTCTGCCAGCACCTCCCAGATCCGTTCCGAGCCGAGCAGTCGGGGCGCGAAGGCGACGCAGGCGGCCCGTACGTCGGGGTGCTGGCCGGGTTCGGCGTAGGCACCGGCGACCGCCTCGGCGGCACGCTCCAGGGGCAGCCGGGCGGCGGCGAGCCGCACCATCTCCTTGCGGCTGGTGACCTTTCCGGTACCGGGCGCGGTCCGCGCGGCCAGCACTCCGGTCAGCCGGGACGGGCGGACGTACCGCGTCACCTCGCTCGCCGCGAAGGCGGCGACCCGTGCCCGGTCTCCGCCGGCGTGGGCGAGCAGCTCGTCCAGCGCGTCGGCGGGGCGGTCGGTCCGGGCGAGGGCGGCGAGAGCCGCTTCGGCCAGGACCACGTCCGGGGAGGCGGCCCTCACGCGCAGGGCGGCGGTACCCGCTCCCGGTACGGCGGCCAGCCGCGCGACGGCCGCGACCCGGGTCCACTGGGGCAGCAAGGCGTCGTCGGCCGTCCTCTCCAGTCCGCGCAGGGCGGCCTTCTGCTGGCGGGGCACCCAGCGCACGGTCTCGCGTCCGACCGGTACCGTGCGGTCGGCCTCGCGGGTGGCGAATCTGCCGGACGGCACCGGTCCGCCGAGCACGCCGTCCAGCAGATCGGTGCGCCGTGCGGCGACGGCCCGCCACACGGCCGGGATCACGACGGCGGAGCGGTCCCGGTCCAGAATCTCTTCGACGCGCGTGTCGCGGGGCCCGGGTCGTGCCAGGTACAGAGTGATCGCCGCGCGCGCGGTGGGGGCGTCACCGTAGAGGACGGCCTGGCGGAGGAAGTCCTGGAGTTCGGCCATGCCCTCGGCGCGGCGTCCGGCCGCCCGGGCGAGTGCGAGCACGAGGCCGTAGTCGGACTTCTCGGCGCCCGCCTCCAGCCAGGTGCGCAGCGCTTCGAACACCTGGTGTTCCTGGCCCTTGCGCAGGCTGCGGTCGAGTCGTCCGAGGTCGGCGCCGCCGGTGGAGCCGGAGAGCCGGACGAGGGTGCGCAGGGACCAGCTGACCAGGGTCCGGCTCCCGGTGGCGGCGTGTTCGCGCAGGACGGCCACGGCGAGGGAGCCGAGCGCGGAGCGGGTGGCGGAGGAGGAGTCGCGGGCCTCGACGGCGTCGGTGGCGATCCGGTCGAGGAGCGGCTCGGACGCGGCGGTGAAGAGGGCGGGCGGGGTGTCGAGCAGGGCGCGCAGCGCGGCGGTGCGCACGGGTTCCTGTTCGTTGCGCAGCCGCCCCATGTCGTCGAGTACCGCATGCACGGTGGCGGGTTCGCCGGAGCGTCCCGCGTTGCGGACCAGCAGGCGCCAGGCCGTCGCGCGGTCGTCGGCGGCCGGCCTGCGGACGGCGGTGAGCAGGCGTTCGCGCACCTCTTCGGCGGGCAGGTAGGACTCGGCGAGCAGAACCGTGTCCCAGGGTTCGCCGTGTTCGCGGGCCCAGGAGGCCATGCGCCGGGCCGTCGCGGCGACCCGTCGGCGGGGAAGTGCGTCGAGCACGGCGGAATCGACGGGGATACCGGCGGCCCCGGTGCCGTCCGGGTCGGTGACGGACGCGTGGAACGACTCCCGCCGGCCGGGGGGCAGGGCGCGCAGCAGCCGCGCGAGGGTGGCGGAGTCCTCGCCGAGGACCCTGCCGAGTGCGACCAGCCGCCCTTCCGGCGCGGTCCGGGCCAGCCGTTTCAGCAGGGTGGTGCTGAGGACGCCGTGGCGGGGGAACTCGGTGCGCCCCGGGCCGAGAAACAGGCCGGTGAAGCGTCCCGGGTCGGCGGTGACGAGCGGGCCGAGGCTGCTGTGGAGGGCGACGGGGAGGCGGGCGAGCGGGTATTTCTCCAGCAGGTCGAGGACGCGGTACGGCAGCCGGCCGGCCGCTGCAGCGACCGCTCGGTCGTGTCCGTGCCGCTGCCACCAGGGTGCGCGCAGGTCCTCGGGGAGCGCGGCGAGTTCGCGCTCCGCGTGGTCGAGGAGGGGGCCGGGGTGGCGCCGCCCGAGCGAGGACCAGCGGGCGAGGGCGTGGAAGAGTTCCGGCAGGAGCGCCGCCACGACCTCGGGTGAGCAGCCGGGCAGTATCCGGGCCGCCTCCGCGTCGCCCCAGGTACGGCGCAGGGAGACGACCAGCCGGTCGGCCAGCCCGGTCCGGCGCCCCGCGACGACCGCCCGGATCAGCTGGAGCCGTACGGCGGCCGGGGCGTCGGCCATCGCTTCCTCGAACACCGCGTCGGGCACGCCCAGCCCGTCCGCCACCCGCAGCGCCTGGCCCCGGACGAAGGGGTCCTCGTCGTCGATGCGCCGGGCCACCCACTCCCGGTCGCCGCCCATCGCCGCCGCGAGGACCGCGACGCCGCGTTCGTACGGGTCACCGTCCTCCAGTTCCTCCAGCACCGGCCGCAGGTCACCCGCATCCACCAGCCGCCGCACACGGTCCGCCAGTTCCCGCATGCGGGCGGGGTACGGAAGCGGGTCGAGGCTGTCGAGCAGGGCGCAGGCCAGTACCAGCGGCCGGTTGTCGGTCATGGGGGGATTCTGCCGTGCACCGACGAGGATCGGGCCACGGTTTTACCGAACGTGATCAGAGGGTGGTCGGGAGGGCGGGGGCGGACGCTCCGGGAGGATGACCCCACACATGCGCCCCGGTCGCCCCGGGTCAGGGGTGACCAGTGGGTTTCCTGTGAGCCGCCTACACTGTGCGGCGTGAAACCTGCGATACGTCTCGCCGTCATCGGCGTCCCGGTCATCATCGTCCTCTCCCTGGTCTTCGGGGGTTCCGGCGACGAACTTCCCTCCGACACCGGGCAGCCGTCGGCGAGCAACGAGAAGCAGTCGGCTGCGGACCTGCGCGCCGAGGAGGACGCGGAGATCGCGGAGCAGCCTCCGGGGCTCGCCGATCCGGCGATGAAGGAGATCGCGTCGGAGCTGGTCTCCAGTGCGAACAGCGCCACGCTCGACTGGCGAAGCCGGTACGGCGCGATCGAGGACACCGGGGACGGCCTGGGCTACACCGCCGGGATCGTCGGTTTCTGCTCGGGCACCAGCGACATGCTCGACCTCGTGGAGCGCTACACCGCCGGGCACCCGGACAACCCGCTGGCGTCCTTCCTGCCGGCACTGCGCAAGGTGAACGGCTCCGGGTCGCACGAGGGACTGGACCCCGGGTTCACCGACGCCTGGAAGCTGGCCTCCGAGGACCAGGCGTTCCGCGCGGCACAGGAGGAGACCCGCGACCGCCTCTACTTCGAGCCGGCCGTCCGGCAGGCGAAGCTCGACGGGCTGGGACCGCTCGGGCAGTACATCTACTACGACGCGATGGTGCTGCACGGACCCGACACCAGCGCGACGGGTTTCTACGGCATCAGGGAAGCGGCTCTGTCGGACGCCGACACGGTGGCCGAGGGCGGTGACGAGGAGGAGTACCTCGACATCTTCCTGGACGCGAGCAAGAAGGCGATCCTGGCGAAGCGCACCGGGCGCGACACCTCCCGGATCGACGGCATGCAGATGAGGTTCCTCGACGAGGGCAACTTCGAGCTGACCACCCCTCTGGAGTGGCGGGTGTACGGGAAGACCTTCCGCCTCCCGGCTGCCTGAGGATCTGATCCCGCACGAGAGTGCTCCCGCGAGTCCCGCCGCTGCCGTGGCTCCGCGGCTTCCCGTCGGCCCCGGTCAGGCGCTTTCGCGGCCGGAGCGGCGCAGCCGGTCGCGCTCGTTCTCCGAGAGTCCTCCCCAGACGCCGAAGCGCTCGTCGTTGGCGAGGGCGTATTCCAGACACGCGACCCGCCCCTCGCAGGCGAAGCAGAGCCGCTTCGCGTCGCGGGTCGAGCTGCCGGGCGCGGGAAAGAAGAACTCGGGACCGGTCTGGGCGCACAGGGCCGTGTCCTGCCAGGCGAGTGCGTCCTCGGTGGTGGTGTTCGTCAGCATGCGCCCAGCATGCCGTCCGTCAATAAACATCCGTTGAACGTCCACTTCTGGCCATGCCCGCCGTCGGAGCGGAACGTGGGCGTTCAGTCCATCGGGGCGGGCTTGATGACGGCGAAGGAGGCCCCGTACGGGTCGTCGACGTTGGCCATCACACCGACCTTCTCCACGTCCATCGGCCCCAGGGTGACGGTCCCGCCGAGGCGGACGGCGTCGCCCAGTACCGCGTCGACGTCGTCGACGTGGAAGTACGGCAGCCAGTGCGGTCCCGACCGGGCCTCGCTCGGCACCTCGTCCAGGCCGACCAGTCCGCCGAAGAACGCCTCGTCGCCCTTCGTACCGGCGGGCCGGACCATCGTGTAGGTGCCGCCGGGGAAGTCGGTGGCCTCGCTGTCCCACCCGAAGACGCTTCCGTAGAACGTCTTCGCCGCCGCCACGTCCGGGGTGTAGAGCTCGGACCAGATGAGCGTGCCCGGCACCTGGGTCGCGCCGAGTCCGGGGTTCTGCTTGGGCTGCCAGCTGCCGAAGTAGGCGCCCGCCGGGTCGGTGAAGCCGCCCATCCGGCCGTGCTCCAGCACGTCCATGGGCGCGAAGGGTACGTTTCCGCCGCCCGCCTCGACCGCGCGGGCGGTCGCGTCCACGTCGGGCGACTGGAAGTACACCGACCACGTCGGCTCGGCCTGCTCGTCGGTGACGGTCATCGCCCCCGCGACGGTGCGGCCGTCCAGCGTGTACATCCCGTAACCGCCGGTCTCGGGACCGCCGGGGACCAGGTCCCATCCGAAGAGGCCGCGGTAGAAGGCGGTCGCCCCGTCGAGGTCGGGGGTGCCCAGGTCGATCCAGTTGGGGGCGCCGGGGACGAAGGTCGGGTCGAGCATGGCGCTGCGCTCCTCCAGCAGGGCCCGTTGACGCCCCGCTTGTCTCGTCGGTACAGGTCGTGGACGTGCTCTCGCGCAGGGGAATTGCTGGCTTTTCGAGTCTGCCACCGGTGGCCGGGCGTCGCAGTCCGGCGGACGGCGGGCTCGACGTGGAACGCCGGGGCACGGTCCGGACGGGGCGGTGCCGTCCTCCCGTCACCCGGCCGTGGGACCATGGGGCCCCGTCGCGACCCAGGGGTCCGGTGCGACGGGCGGGGCGGTGGGACAGAGGGACGTACATGTCACAGGACGACGCGACGGGCACCGGGGCGGGCGGCAGGAGGGCGATCCGGCCTCTGCTCGCGGACGCGGACGTGCTGCTGGCGGCGGCCCGCGCGGTGCCCGCCGACCACGACCGGGCCCTGGAGTCCGTACGCTCCGTGCTCGATCCCCTCATCGGTTCCCTGGCCGGCCGGGAGCTGGACGCGATCCCGGTCGCGCGGCTCCGCGACGTGACGGAGGGACGGCTGCGCATCACCGCCTTCGAACAGGCGGGGCTGCGCACGGTCGGCGCGGTGCACGCGGCGAGCAGGTACGAACTCCGACGGCTGCCCGGGGTGGGTGCGCAGACCGCCGACCAGGCGATGGCCGCGGCCGAGCGGCTCGCGCACGCGGTCCGCGACACGGTCGCGGTCCGCCTCGACGCGGACGCGCCGGACCCCGCGACCACCGCACTGGTGGTGGCCCTGCACCGGCTGGTCGAGGCCGGCCCCGACGCGCGGCGGGCCCGCGAGGCGGCACTGCGCCTGATCGGGCGGCTGGAGGAGGCCCTGGCCGCGGCAGCGCCGGCCAGAGGGCGGCTGCGCCCCCTCTTCCTCGGCAGGGAAGCGCGCGGCCGGGTCGCGTCGGCGGTGGAGAGCGTACGCACGGTGCTGGCCGAGGCCGAGGAACAACACCTCCCACTCCTTTTCGGCCAGGTGTGTGTCGATCTGCTACGGGCCCCGGAGCCGGAGGTGGCGGCCTGGGTCGACTTCGAGCTGCGGCCGGCGGAGTACTACGGCCTGCTGGCCGAGTTGTCGGGAACGGGCCCGGACCGGGACGCCGCCGAGGGGTTCCTGCCGGCCACGATCGCGGACGGGGTACGCGGCCTGCGGCTGGACGGCACACGACTGCGGGTGTCGCTGCGCGGCTACCAGTCGTTCGGGGCCCGGTTCGCGCTCACCCAGAAGCGGGTGGTGCTCGGGGACGAGATGGGTCTGGGCAAGACGGTCCAGGCCATCGCGGCGCTCGCGCACCTGGCGGCGGGCGGCGAGCGCCACTTCCTCGTGGTGTGCCCGGCGAGCGTGCTCATCAACTGGACCCGGGAGATCCGCGCCCGCTCCACGCTGAGCGTGCTGCCCGTCCACGGCCCCGACCGGGAGGAGGCGTTCGCGGAGTGGCGGCACTCGGGCGGGGTCGCGCTCACCACGTTCGACGCGCTCCACGCCCTGCCGGACGCGGGGACGGCGGTGCGGCCGGCCATGCTCGTCGTCGACGAGGCGCACTACGTGAAGAACCCCGCCACCCGCAGGTCGCGGGCGGTCGCCGGGTGGGCGGACCGGGCCGGACACGTCCTCTTCCTCACGGGCACGCCGATGGAGAACCGGGTGGCGGAGTTCCGCAGTCTGATCCGGCTGCTCCGCCCCGAGCTCGCGCCCTCGGTCGACACCACGCACGGCGCCGCCGGTTCGCTCGCCTTCCGCCGCGCCGTCGCGCCCGCCTACCTCCGGCGCAACCAGGAGGACGTGCTGACCGAACTGCCCGCCCTGGTGCGGGCGGACGAGTGGGTGGAGTTCAGTGAGGCGGACCTCGGCGCCTACCGCGCGGCGGTGGACGCGGGCCACTTCATGCGGATGCGCCGGGCGGCGTACGCGGTGCCGGAGGCCTCGGCGAAGCTGGCGCGGCTGCGGGAGCTGGTCGCCGAGGCCGCGGGGAACGGGCACAAGGTGGTGGTGTTCTCGTACTTCCGCGAAGTACTGGCGACCGTACGCGAGGCCCTCGGCGACGGGGTGTTCGGGCCGTTGGCCGGAGATGTCGCGGCGGCCCGCCGTCAGGAGCTGGTGGACGCCTTCGGGGCGGCACGCGGCCATGCGGTGCTGCTGAGCCAGATCCAGGCGGGCGGCACCGGGCTGAACATGCAGGCCGCGTCCGTGGTCATCCTCTGCGAGCCGCAGATCAAGCCCACCCTGGAGCACCAGGCGGTGGCCCGGGCGTACCGGATGGGTCAGATACGCGCCGTCCAGGTGCACCGGCTGCTCACGGCGGACAGTGTCGACCAGCGGATGATGGCGCTGCTGGCCCGCAAGGACCGGGCGTTCGACGCGTACGCCCGGCGCAGCGACCTGGCCGAGGCCGTGCCCGAGGCCGTGGACGTGTCGGACGGGGCGCTGGCCCGGCTCATCGTGGAGGAGGAGCAGTCTCGCTTCGCGGCGGGGGCCGTCTCTGACTGAGCTCCGCGACCGGGCGTTCAGCCGGGTGCCGCCGCGTGCTCGGGCTCCTTCGGCCGACCGCCGGGGTGGCGGTGGCGCCAGGTCCAGAACACGGCGCAGGAGACCAGGGCCCAGACGCCGAGCACCAGATAGGGGAAGAGGAACTGGTGCCCGTGGTAGTAGACGGCGGTGTGCTGGGCGTTGACGGAGGCGCCGGGAGGCAGCCAGCGGCCGATGTGCCCGAGCAGTGACGGCAGCAGCGGCCAGGAGACGGCGCCGCCGGACGACGGGTTGCCGAGCAGCACCATGACGCCCCAGGTCGGGAGCATCGCCCAGCGCCCGATGAGGGTGTTGAACATGGTGAAGACCATGGCGCAGGTGAACATCGTGTAGGCCAGGATCAGCCAGGACTGGAGGAAGGGCAGGTCCAGTGCCCCGAGCCCCCAGTCCACCACGGCGGCGATGGCGAACCCTCCGAGCAGCGCGTGGGCGACGGTGAAGAGGATGCGTTCCAGCGGGTTCAGGCTGCGGGCGTGGACGCTGAGCTGGATGGCTCCGACGAAGCCGAGGATGACGGCGGCGAGCGAGATGTAGAAGAGCGCGAGTCCTCGCGGGTCGCCCGGCTGGAGGGGCTTGACGTCGCGGACGGTGACCGGAACCCCGACCGCCTTGCCCACCTTCTCGCCCGCCTCGGCGAGGAGCTGGGCCACCGAGGCGCCGGAGGCCCCCGCGACGTCGAGGTGCACGCGGTCGTCGTCGGCGCGCAGGATGGTGAAGACGCGTTGTTCCTGGAGCGCTTCGTCGGCCTCGGCCATCGTGTCGTACTCGTGCAGGACCAGGGAGGCGTCCAGGGCCTTCTCCATCCCCGCCACGAACTCGGTACCCCGCGGCGGAGCCGGCTGCCCGATCACGGCGGCCGGAATCCGGTGCGGGGTGGGGTTGGCCATGGCGTAGGTGTACGAGCCGGCGAAGAGGCCCGCCGCGGCGGCGAGGATGAACAGCAGCACGGTCGCCG
The DNA window shown above is from Streptomyces sp. NBC_00247 and carries:
- a CDS encoding ABC transporter permease, which translates into the protein MSGERTPPEGADDGGRATPDGGGGPTPDGAGGAAVDDGGGATPAPGRRAPHGAHGRPSTPRDKWHAFKESPYFPATVLLFILAAAAGLFAGSYTYAMANPTPHRIPAAVIGQPAPPRGTEFVAGMEKALDASLVLHEYDTMAEADEALQEQRVFTILRADDDRVHLDVAGASGASVAQLLAEAGEKVGKAVGVPVTVRDVKPLQPGDPRGLALFYISLAAVILGFVGAIQLSVHARSLNPLERILFTVAHALLGGFAIAAVVDWGLGALDLPFLQSWLILAYTMFTCAMVFTMFNTLIGRWAMLPTWGVMVLLGNPSSGGAVSWPLLPSLLGHIGRWLPPGASVNAQHTAVYYHGHQFLFPYLVLGVWALVSCAVFWTWRHRHPGGRPKEPEHAAAPG